TTAAACAAGGTATTAAAATGTTAATTTTATCAAGAAAAGAAAATGAAAGTATAAAAATCGGAGATGATATAGAAATCAAAGTAGTTCAAACAGGTAAAGGCTATGCTAAAATAGGCATCGAAGCTCCAAAGTCTTTAATGATACTACGCAAAGAGCTTATCGAGCAAGTAAAAAGTGAAAATTTACATGCAATTAGCGATGAAACGATAAAACTTGATGATCTGAGTAAAAAGCTTAAAAAATGAAAGCTTACGCAAAAGCTAATATTTTTTTAAAAATCATAGGAATTGATTCAAAATCATATCATTTA
This genomic stretch from Campylobacter lari subsp. concheus harbors:
- the csrA gene encoding carbon storage regulator CsrA, whose protein sequence is MLILSRKENESIKIGDDIEIKVVQTGKGYAKIGIEAPKSLMILRKELIEQVKSENLHAISDETIKLDDLSKKLKK